The following are encoded in a window of Castanea sativa cultivar Marrone di Chiusa Pesio chromosome 9, ASM4071231v1 genomic DNA:
- the LOC142608695 gene encoding non-specific lipid-transfer protein 1-like: MARFAVSSMAFTVAVLVCMLVVASHVDATITCAEVTTLLTPCISYAIFGGTVPPACCEGIKALNAASNTTQDHRAACSCIMDGLSKIPGINYELVGTLPETCGTTCSYKITPTTDCSKVD; this comes from the exons ATGGCAAGGttcgcagtttcttctatgGCTTTCACAGTAGCAGTGCTTGTGTGCATGTTGGTTGTTGCTTCACATGTTGATGCAACCATAACATGTGCTGAGGTGACAACCTTGTTGACCCCATGTATCAGTTATGCCATTTTTGGAGGAACGGTTCCTCCAGCTTGTTGTGAAGGTATTAAAGCACTCAATGCTGCTTCAAATACCACACAAGATCACAGAGCCGCATGTAGTTGCATCATGGATGGTCTTTCAAAGATCCCAGGAATCAACTATGAACTAGTTGGAACACTTCCTGAGACTTGTGGCACTACTTGTTCCTACAAAATCACACCCACTACTGATTGTTCCAA GGTAGACTAA